Proteins encoded within one genomic window of Amycolatopsis nigrescens CSC17Ta-90:
- a CDS encoding GH92 family glycosyl hydrolase, protein MTVLVATVASAPTAAADPEPADDLAGSVNPFIGTTNAGNVYPGAVRPFGMLSFSPTTTKGDQTSAGAAGGYQYDVTRIRGFGLTHLNGTGCTPGASGDIPIMPFAGEVNSSPSADVKDQRYASDFSHAEESAEPGHYRIGLASGVGVDLTATDRTGSGRFTFPDGQPANLLFRTSNSLAGSGNAEVRIDPSGRRVTGSVDGGGFCGKTSGGEFNQRAYYRVHFVAEFDQPITGYGTWVDGKLQPGSTAATGGEGFTPEQRKGKGSGGYVGFETGPDRAVGMRVGISYVSQTGAEANLRAENPAGTSFDAVRADARQAWERALSRIQVGGGSPAQRRVFYTALYHALLQPSLFNDVTGEYLGSDLRTYRLSPGQHAQYSTFSGWDVYRAQVQLLALLEPRIAGDYAQSLLNFADQRGGEWDRWLHNNGKTAVMSGDPSAPSVAGMYAFGATNFDVRRAYASLVQAATVPTANDLSDQGCPVQCVGQRPSLDRYQRIGYVPSDDCHCWGGAAETLEDATADYAIAELAKQLGDKENQQTFGERAGNWRNVFDPKAAGLDGLDGYARNRASDGTWAPDFSPGTDEGFVEGTSAQYTWMVYHDMSGLTEAMGGRERAARRLDGFFHRPDGSWDLTGKDPTRFDAGNEPSIQTPWLYNYLGRPYRTQETLREIVRTLWTDGTGGIPGNDDLGTMSSWYVWTALGLYPQNPSRAELVLSAPLFPRAEIHRDGGRNIVVTAPTAAENTKYLHGLRVNGKLSTRPWVPDSLVRDGGQLDFDLATTPDQAWGSSPSDAPPG, encoded by the coding sequence GTGACCGTCCTGGTCGCGACGGTCGCCAGTGCGCCAACGGCTGCCGCCGATCCCGAACCCGCCGACGACCTCGCCGGCTCGGTGAACCCGTTCATCGGCACCACGAACGCGGGCAACGTCTACCCGGGTGCGGTGCGCCCGTTCGGCATGTTGTCCTTCAGCCCCACCACGACGAAGGGGGATCAGACCTCCGCCGGGGCGGCCGGTGGCTACCAGTACGACGTGACCAGGATCCGCGGGTTCGGGCTGACCCACCTGAACGGGACCGGCTGCACCCCAGGCGCCTCGGGCGACATCCCGATCATGCCGTTCGCCGGCGAGGTCAACTCCTCGCCGTCGGCGGACGTCAAGGACCAGCGCTACGCCAGCGATTTCAGCCACGCCGAGGAATCGGCGGAACCCGGCCACTACCGGATCGGGCTGGCGTCCGGGGTGGGCGTGGACCTGACCGCGACCGACCGCACCGGGTCCGGCCGGTTCACCTTTCCCGATGGGCAGCCGGCGAACCTGTTGTTCCGCACCTCGAACTCCCTGGCCGGCAGCGGAAACGCGGAGGTGCGCATCGACCCGTCCGGTCGGCGGGTGACCGGTTCGGTGGACGGCGGCGGATTCTGCGGAAAGACCTCCGGTGGTGAGTTCAACCAGCGCGCCTACTACCGGGTGCACTTCGTCGCCGAGTTCGACCAGCCGATCACCGGCTACGGCACCTGGGTCGACGGAAAGCTGCAACCCGGTAGCACCGCCGCGACGGGCGGTGAAGGGTTCACGCCCGAACAGCGGAAGGGCAAGGGTTCCGGCGGGTACGTTGGCTTCGAGACCGGCCCGGACCGGGCGGTCGGCATGCGGGTCGGCATCTCCTACGTGAGCCAGACCGGCGCGGAAGCCAACCTGCGCGCGGAGAACCCCGCGGGGACGAGCTTCGACGCGGTCCGCGCGGACGCACGGCAGGCGTGGGAGCGGGCGCTGAGCCGGATCCAGGTCGGCGGTGGCAGCCCGGCCCAGCGGCGGGTGTTCTACACCGCGCTGTACCACGCGCTGCTGCAGCCGAGCCTGTTCAACGACGTCACCGGCGAGTACCTCGGTTCGGACCTGCGCACCTACCGGCTCTCGCCGGGTCAGCACGCGCAGTACTCCACCTTCTCCGGCTGGGACGTGTACCGGGCCCAAGTGCAGCTGCTCGCCTTGCTGGAGCCGCGGATCGCCGGCGACTACGCGCAGTCCCTGCTCAACTTCGCCGACCAGCGCGGCGGCGAATGGGACCGCTGGCTGCACAACAACGGCAAGACCGCGGTGATGTCCGGCGACCCCTCCGCGCCGTCCGTCGCCGGCATGTACGCCTTCGGTGCCACCAACTTCGACGTGCGGCGGGCGTATGCCTCGTTGGTGCAGGCGGCCACCGTGCCGACCGCGAACGACCTGTCTGACCAGGGCTGTCCGGTCCAGTGCGTCGGTCAGCGACCTTCGCTGGATCGCTACCAGCGGATCGGCTACGTGCCGTCGGACGACTGCCACTGCTGGGGCGGCGCGGCGGAAACCCTGGAGGACGCCACCGCCGACTACGCCATCGCCGAACTGGCGAAACAGTTGGGGGACAAGGAGAACCAGCAAACATTCGGTGAACGTGCCGGGAACTGGCGCAACGTCTTCGACCCGAAGGCGGCCGGCCTGGACGGCCTGGACGGCTATGCCCGCAACCGCGCCTCGGACGGCACCTGGGCGCCGGACTTCAGCCCGGGCACCGATGAGGGCTTCGTGGAGGGGACCAGCGCCCAGTACACCTGGATGGTCTACCACGACATGTCCGGCCTCACCGAGGCGATGGGCGGCCGGGAACGCGCGGCCCGCCGGCTGGACGGCTTCTTCCACCGGCCGGACGGGAGCTGGGACCTCACCGGCAAGGACCCGACCCGGTTCGACGCTGGCAACGAACCCAGCATCCAGACCCCGTGGCTGTACAACTATCTGGGCCGGCCGTACCGAACCCAGGAGACGCTGCGCGAGATCGTCCGGACACTGTGGACGGACGGCACCGGCGGCATCCCCGGCAACGACGATCTGGGCACCATGTCGTCCTGGTACGTGTGGACCGCGCTGGGGCTGTACCCGCAGAACCCCAGCCGCGCCGAACTGGTGCTGTCCGCGCCCCTGTTCCCGCGAGCGGAGATCCACCGCGACGGCGGGCGGAACATCGTGGTGACCGCACCGACGGCCGCCGAGAACACCAAGTACCTTCACGGGCTGCGGGTCAACGGCAAGCTCTCGACCCGGCCGTGGGTGCCGGACTCGCTGGTGCGCGACGGTGGGCAGCTGGACTTCGACCTCGCCACGACACCCGATCAGGCCTGGGGTTCCTCCCCTTCGGACGCACCTCCCGGCTAG
- a CDS encoding helix-turn-helix domain-containing protein yields MTPEAALALPETCCPALWLWPGQAMYAGPSLDLGRHSGSVSCFALGVDDSFSVRTARHDLEATRSALIAPRLPHRLVSRGGRMVFCYLDPASDRERTCRLRMTAGDGQLGSGHAEQDALIRLGARLTTDTADAGHWLELAAPAGTGAADARIQDAARRLREQPNPALPAAALASAAGLSTSRFLHLFREHTGTSFRRYRLWARMLRAGTVLAGGGDLTSAAAEAGFASPSHFSDSFHAMFGLPPSRLLAAGVTIRIEPQNLGTATAL; encoded by the coding sequence ATGACACCCGAGGCCGCGCTCGCGCTTCCAGAAACCTGCTGCCCGGCCCTGTGGCTGTGGCCGGGGCAGGCGATGTACGCCGGGCCGTCGCTGGACCTCGGCCGACATTCGGGCTCGGTGTCCTGCTTCGCGCTCGGGGTGGACGACTCCTTCTCGGTGCGCACCGCCAGGCACGACCTCGAAGCCACTCGCAGTGCGCTGATCGCGCCCCGGCTGCCGCACCGGCTGGTCTCCCGCGGCGGGCGGATGGTGTTCTGCTACCTGGACCCGGCCTCCGACCGCGAGCGGACCTGCCGGCTCCGGATGACCGCCGGGGACGGGCAGCTCGGGTCCGGTCACGCCGAGCAGGACGCGCTGATCCGGCTGGGCGCGCGGCTCACCACTGATACCGCGGACGCCGGGCACTGGCTGGAACTGGCCGCGCCGGCCGGGACCGGTGCGGCGGACGCCCGCATCCAGGACGCGGCGCGGCGGCTGCGCGAACAGCCGAACCCCGCGTTGCCCGCCGCCGCGCTGGCCTCCGCCGCGGGCCTGTCCACCTCCCGGTTCCTGCACCTGTTCCGGGAGCACACCGGTACCAGCTTCCGCCGCTACCGGCTGTGGGCGCGGATGCTGCGGGCCGGCACCGTGCTGGCGGGCGGCGGCGATCTCACCTCGGCCGCGGCCGAGGCCGGGTTCGCCAGCCCGTCACACTTCAGCGACAGCTTCCACGCCATGTTCGGCCTGCCGCCCAGCCGCCTGCTCGCCGCCGGCGTCACCATCCGGATCGAGCCTCAGAACTTGGGCACGGCGACGGCGTTGTAG
- a CDS encoding adenosine deaminase, whose amino-acid sequence MTELTEFITGVPKCELHLHIEGTLEPELKFALAARNHLTLPYADAAEMRAAYDFHDLPSFLKIYYEGMAVLLTEQDFYDLAWAYLIKARAQNVRYAEIFFDPQAHTSRGVPFATVLGGLRRAMLDARRLLGLRAELILCFLRDFSAEYAMATLMESLPYKEWIIGVGLDSDEKGNPPVKFAEVFARARAEGYFLTMHCDVDQENSTEHIRQCLDVIGVDRIDHGVNALDDPALQAEIAGRGLGLTVCPISNGYVRGDLGHRAIRRMLDLGILVTVNSDDPAYFSGYVTENLLALHEALPLSLEDVRLLERNAFEIAWLPNAVKDRYLAELAAFSPS is encoded by the coding sequence ATGACCGAGCTGACCGAGTTCATCACCGGCGTGCCCAAGTGCGAGCTGCACCTGCACATCGAGGGCACCCTGGAACCTGAGCTGAAGTTCGCCCTCGCCGCGCGCAACCACCTCACCCTCCCCTACGCGGACGCGGCCGAAATGCGGGCCGCGTACGACTTCCACGACCTGCCGTCCTTCCTCAAGATCTACTACGAGGGCATGGCGGTGCTGCTGACCGAGCAGGACTTCTACGATCTGGCCTGGGCGTACCTGATCAAGGCGCGGGCGCAGAACGTGCGCTATGCCGAGATCTTCTTCGACCCGCAGGCGCACACGTCCCGCGGTGTCCCGTTCGCCACCGTGCTCGGCGGGCTGCGCCGGGCGATGCTCGACGCGCGCCGGCTGCTCGGCCTGCGGGCCGAGCTGATCCTGTGCTTCCTCCGCGACTTCTCCGCCGAGTACGCGATGGCCACCCTGATGGAATCCTTGCCCTACAAGGAATGGATCATCGGTGTCGGGCTCGATTCGGATGAGAAGGGCAATCCGCCGGTGAAGTTCGCGGAGGTCTTCGCCAGGGCACGCGCGGAGGGCTACTTCCTGACCATGCACTGCGATGTGGACCAGGAGAACTCGACCGAGCACATCCGCCAGTGCCTGGACGTGATCGGGGTGGACCGGATCGACCACGGGGTCAACGCGCTGGACGACCCGGCGCTGCAGGCCGAGATCGCCGGGCGCGGGCTCGGCCTGACCGTATGCCCGATCTCCAACGGCTACGTGCGCGGCGACCTCGGCCACCGCGCGATCCGGCGGATGCTCGACCTCGGCATCCTGGTCACGGTGAACTCCGACGACCCCGCCTACTTCAGCGGCTACGTCACGGAGAACCTGCTCGCCCTGCACGAAGCGCTCCCGCTGTCGCTGGAGGACGTGCGGCTGCTGGAGCGAAACGCGTTCGAAATCGCCTGGCTGCCGAACGCGGTCAAGGACCGGTATCTGGCCGAGCTGGCCGCGTTCTCGCCCTCTTGA
- a CDS encoding DUF4345 family protein, whose amino-acid sequence MAVAVIIAVGLFFLGMGVYALAAPAALARPFRITIDTPESRSEIRAVYGGFGVAVAAVLGAAAFDPGGIRAGATLAVAAALAGMAFGRIVSRLLDRPTAFYPIWFYFWVEIAAAGLLFFAGSDA is encoded by the coding sequence GTGGCCGTCGCAGTGATCATCGCCGTCGGGCTTTTCTTCCTCGGCATGGGGGTGTACGCGCTCGCCGCACCGGCCGCACTGGCCCGGCCGTTCCGGATCACCATCGACACCCCGGAGAGCCGCTCGGAGATCCGCGCGGTCTACGGCGGTTTCGGGGTCGCCGTGGCGGCCGTGCTGGGCGCGGCCGCGTTCGACCCCGGCGGTATCCGGGCCGGTGCGACGCTCGCGGTGGCGGCCGCGCTGGCCGGGATGGCTTTCGGCCGGATCGTGTCCAGGCTGCTGGACCGGCCGACGGCGTTCTACCCGATCTGGTTCTACTTCTGGGTGGAGATCGCCGCCGCCGGGCTGCTGTTCTTCGCCGGCTCAGACGCCTAG
- a CDS encoding cobalamin-independent methionine synthase II family protein: MAIPTEPIGSIPRPDFLLRGFGALAEGEITGKDLESLQERALTDTLGRFLETGSPVVTDGEQGKPSFVTYPLAGMTSLAPDGAVIPFADGHTRQLPRLTGGPFRYGAYAVEYLRKAQQHTDLPVKQAVIAPSALSLLYPADGIPGYPRAEFIDDLARESEKDIRQCLDAGAAAVQLDFTEGRLSLKLDPSGELLGSFVELNNLVLARFSEAERRRIGVHTCPGGDQDSVHSLDVDYAELLPRLFELRAGNFYLQLASEPDRARVLKVVRDHAAEDQRIFIGVIDPIDPRVESAEEVRDRVLEAAEYIPPARLGTCDDCGFSPFADDTSTSRDTAFAKIAARVAGTGLAASALGV; encoded by the coding sequence ATGGCGATACCCACCGAGCCCATCGGCAGTATTCCCAGACCGGATTTTCTGCTCCGAGGTTTCGGTGCTCTCGCCGAGGGAGAAATCACCGGAAAAGATCTTGAATCCTTGCAGGAGCGCGCGCTCACCGACACGCTCGGCCGATTCCTGGAAACGGGTTCGCCAGTGGTCACCGACGGTGAGCAGGGCAAACCGAGTTTCGTCACCTACCCGCTGGCCGGCATGACGTCGCTGGCCCCGGACGGTGCGGTGATCCCGTTCGCGGACGGGCACACCCGGCAGCTGCCCAGGCTCACCGGCGGGCCCTTCCGGTATGGCGCGTACGCGGTGGAATACCTGCGCAAGGCGCAGCAGCACACGGATCTCCCGGTCAAACAGGCGGTGATCGCGCCTTCCGCGCTCAGCCTGCTCTACCCGGCGGACGGTATTCCCGGGTACCCGAGGGCGGAGTTCATCGACGACCTGGCGCGCGAAAGCGAGAAGGATATCCGGCAGTGCCTTGACGCCGGTGCCGCCGCGGTCCAGCTCGATTTCACCGAAGGCAGGCTGTCGCTCAAGCTCGACCCTTCCGGTGAGCTGCTCGGCTCGTTCGTCGAGCTGAACAACCTCGTCCTGGCGCGGTTCTCCGAGGCGGAACGCCGTCGGATCGGGGTGCACACCTGCCCCGGCGGCGACCAGGACTCCGTGCACAGCCTCGACGTGGACTACGCCGAGCTGCTGCCCCGGCTGTTCGAGCTGCGGGCCGGCAACTTCTACCTCCAGCTGGCCAGTGAACCCGACCGGGCCAGGGTGCTCAAGGTGGTTCGCGACCACGCGGCCGAGGACCAGCGGATCTTCATCGGCGTGATCGACCCGATCGACCCCAGGGTGGAGAGCGCCGAGGAGGTCCGCGACCGCGTGCTGGAGGCCGCCGAGTACATCCCGCCGGCCCGGCTGGGCACCTGTGACGACTGCGGCTTCTCGCCGTTCGCGGACGACACGTCCACCTCGCGCGACACCGCCTTCGCCAAGATCGCGGCCAGGGTGGCGGGCACCGGGCTCGCCGCCTCGGCGCTAGGCGTCTGA
- a CDS encoding HNH endonuclease signature motif containing protein: MNAASIERLDVSQAVGVVISARRVICRMQAVQARAIAQVSRARGGARWVADELAPELRLSRETTATRVALAKALVSRMPCLLAAMTEGELDIEKARQAFDGVAVLSDELARQADEILAGRIGEKNPSNWRKTVTRVVAALDPEGQQARAEARRKQRRVELHHEPDAMASLWAYLPVEIATAVYARIDMLARKLRGGDETRTMDQLRADVLAELLLGKGWEGLAAQVFIHIPLDTALGIRDDGCELVGHGPIPGEIGRQLMNQPGSVWRKVLTDPVSGTVRDIGRKRYRPPADLAELVRVRDRTCRAPGCNRPAQRCDTDHCTEWSQNGDTCEHNLCCLCRHHHGLKDEPGWTFEFDPETADLTVTTPTGRSYSTRPEPLVDPPLPPKVDDEPPPF; this comes from the coding sequence ATGAATGCGGCGTCGATTGAGCGGCTTGATGTGTCGCAGGCGGTGGGGGTGGTGATCTCGGCTCGGCGGGTGATCTGTCGTATGCAGGCGGTGCAGGCCCGTGCGATCGCGCAGGTCAGCCGGGCTCGTGGTGGTGCGCGGTGGGTGGCGGATGAGTTGGCGCCGGAGTTGCGGTTGTCCCGTGAAACGACCGCGACCCGGGTAGCCTTGGCGAAAGCGCTGGTGTCGCGGATGCCGTGTCTGTTGGCCGCGATGACCGAGGGCGAGCTGGATATCGAAAAGGCCCGTCAAGCCTTCGATGGCGTGGCGGTGTTGTCGGATGAATTGGCCCGTCAGGCGGATGAGATTCTGGCTGGTCGTATCGGTGAGAAGAATCCCAGCAACTGGCGGAAAACGGTCACTCGCGTGGTCGCGGCCCTCGACCCCGAAGGCCAGCAGGCGCGGGCTGAAGCCCGCAGGAAGCAACGCCGCGTCGAGTTACACCACGAGCCCGACGCGATGGCCTCACTCTGGGCGTATCTCCCGGTCGAAATCGCGACCGCGGTATATGCCCGGATCGACATGCTGGCCCGGAAGCTTCGGGGTGGCGATGAAACCCGCACGATGGATCAGTTGCGGGCTGATGTGTTGGCGGAGTTGCTGCTCGGTAAGGGTTGGGAGGGCTTGGCGGCTCAGGTGTTCATCCACATCCCCCTCGACACCGCGTTGGGTATCCGCGACGACGGCTGCGAGCTGGTCGGTCATGGCCCGATCCCCGGTGAGATCGGCCGCCAGCTCATGAACCAACCCGGATCGGTGTGGCGGAAAGTGCTGACCGACCCGGTTTCAGGCACTGTCCGCGATATCGGCCGCAAGAGGTATCGGCCACCGGCGGACTTGGCCGAGTTGGTCCGGGTGCGTGACCGCACCTGCCGGGCACCCGGCTGCAACCGGCCCGCGCAACGCTGCGACACGGACCACTGCACCGAGTGGTCGCAAAACGGGGACACCTGCGAACACAACCTGTGCTGCCTGTGCCGCCACCACCACGGCCTGAAGGACGAGCCCGGCTGGACCTTCGAGTTCGACCCCGAAACGGCCGATTTAACGGTCACTACCCCGACTGGCCGCAGCTACTCGACCAGACCGGAGCCGCTCGTCGACCCACCGCTACCACCGAAGGTCGACGACGAGCCGCCACCCTTCTAG
- a CDS encoding alginate lyase family protein yields the protein MFRSRGSGKLTVLVLAVLLAASGPPASATPEPAAPPTFTHPGVQVSRPQLDFIRGKVNAGAQPWRGAYDQLSSSPYNSLSRTPKPRAVVECGPYSKPNIGCTDEREDAIAAYTLALSWYLTQDARYADKAIAIMDAWSATIRDHTNSNAPLQTAWAGASWTKAAEIIRYTYSGWAGAGRFGTMLREVYLPKVIGGHATSNGNWELTMMEASLGIAVFLEDRSAYDRAVAKYRTRVPAFVYLPGDGALPKAPPGSGIDTRDEIVRYWQGQSTFVEGLTQETCRDFTHTGYGIASIAAFAETTRIQGQDLYPEIGDRLRTALGFQARYELGEAAPSWLCGGTIHRGLGPVTEIGFNHLNTRLGITMPNTQRLTEDRRPAGTNNLFVAWQTLTHAQNPN from the coding sequence ATGTTCAGGTCCCGTGGCAGCGGAAAGCTCACCGTCCTGGTTCTCGCCGTGCTGCTGGCCGCCTCGGGCCCGCCGGCCAGTGCGACGCCGGAACCGGCCGCACCCCCGACCTTCACCCATCCCGGCGTGCAAGTCAGCCGGCCGCAGCTGGACTTCATCCGCGGGAAGGTGAACGCCGGCGCGCAGCCGTGGCGCGGCGCGTACGACCAGCTGTCGTCGAGCCCGTACAACTCCCTTTCCCGCACCCCGAAGCCCCGTGCCGTGGTCGAATGCGGCCCGTACTCGAAGCCGAACATCGGCTGCACCGACGAGCGCGAAGACGCGATCGCCGCATACACCCTGGCGCTGAGCTGGTACCTCACCCAGGACGCCCGGTACGCCGACAAGGCGATCGCGATCATGGACGCCTGGTCGGCGACGATCAGGGACCACACCAACAGCAACGCTCCACTGCAGACCGCGTGGGCCGGGGCATCCTGGACCAAGGCCGCCGAGATCATCCGGTACACCTATTCCGGCTGGGCCGGCGCCGGCCGGTTCGGCACCATGCTGCGCGAGGTCTACCTGCCGAAGGTGATCGGCGGGCACGCCACCTCCAATGGCAACTGGGAACTGACCATGATGGAGGCCTCGCTCGGGATCGCGGTGTTCCTGGAGGACCGCTCCGCCTACGACCGGGCGGTGGCCAAGTACCGCACCAGGGTGCCCGCCTTCGTCTACCTGCCGGGTGACGGCGCGCTGCCGAAGGCCCCGCCGGGCAGCGGAATCGACACCCGCGACGAGATCGTCCGGTACTGGCAGGGCCAGAGCACCTTCGTCGAAGGGCTGACCCAGGAGACCTGCCGCGACTTCACGCACACCGGGTACGGCATCGCGTCCATCGCCGCTTTCGCCGAGACCACCCGGATCCAGGGCCAGGACCTGTACCCGGAGATCGGCGACCGGCTGCGGACCGCGCTCGGTTTCCAGGCGCGGTACGAACTCGGCGAAGCCGCGCCGTCGTGGCTGTGCGGCGGCACCATCCACCGCGGGCTCGGCCCGGTCACCGAGATCGGCTTCAACCATTTGAACACCAGGCTGGGCATCACCATGCCGAACACCCAGCGGCTCACCGAGGACCGGCGCCCGGCCGGCACGAACAACCTGTTCGTCGCCTGGCAGACCCTCACCCACGCGCAGAACCCGAACTAG
- a CDS encoding ATP-binding protein: MVRDGVEWGMADGVRGLPVRLAGYVGRHCEVAALGKLLGSERLVTVVGPPGVGKTRLAARVAAESAGMPDGVVFVELAELADAGLVANTVAVTLGLRGQAGAEGRMLVDSLRDRRMLLVLDNCEHLVDACAELAAAVMRACPGVVVLATSRQPLAVAGEHLLELAPLAVPDPDRIGSAAELERYDSVSLFADRVRAVLPSFEITEDNYRDVARLVHGLEGLPLAIELAAVRVRSLSVRQLAGRLGTRLSLLTSATRSVPERQRTLRGTVDWSYGLCTPGEQLVWARASVFAGSFDLDAAERVCGGAGVEPEAVLDLIDGLVDKSVLAAQEHDGELRYRMLETLREYGREQLSAESAGELPRVGRRHRDCYAARAGRVRDAEGTADTLPLCHRLWPDHPNLRVAIEFCLSTPGEADAGIAMTTDLHLYWQMWRLLAEARTWLDRLLPNAAPDGPRVCRAMLYNADYCVHEGALERGAELVAEANDLATRLGDEPLMARAKFTTGFLAECRGEPGRAAGIFSAAVDGFRAAGDRRGELVALDHQGWSTGFSGDPDRGRALLREGVARCTEYGDLYARLYFLAGLTMIEAEFGAAAAAARCLRDLAAATEETGLDRWDVEWLSSAGWVAGRLGEHARAATLYGITETACRVQGIAMHTLAAFETPNARHVQRTREALGDHEFDRHFAAGAAMPERDALHYVLGYSPVDPPDGAHSLTRRQREIAELVRQGLTNRQIAARLVISLRTAETHVAHIMTKLGCTSRAQIAVWATRRKNPDGDRRGD; encoded by the coding sequence GTGGTGCGTGATGGTGTGGAGTGGGGCATGGCGGACGGGGTGCGTGGGCTGCCGGTACGGCTGGCCGGCTACGTGGGGCGGCATTGCGAGGTCGCCGCGCTGGGGAAGCTGCTGGGCAGTGAGCGGTTGGTGACGGTGGTCGGCCCACCCGGGGTGGGCAAGACCCGGCTGGCTGCGCGGGTGGCGGCCGAGTCGGCGGGCATGCCGGACGGGGTGGTGTTCGTCGAGCTGGCCGAGTTGGCCGATGCCGGGCTGGTGGCGAACACGGTCGCGGTGACGCTCGGCTTGCGCGGCCAGGCGGGGGCCGAGGGGCGGATGCTGGTGGACTCGTTGCGGGATCGGCGGATGCTGCTGGTGCTGGACAACTGCGAGCACCTTGTCGATGCCTGTGCCGAGCTGGCCGCCGCGGTGATGCGGGCCTGTCCAGGAGTGGTGGTGCTGGCCACCAGCAGGCAGCCGCTCGCCGTGGCCGGTGAACATCTTCTCGAGCTGGCGCCGCTGGCGGTGCCGGATCCGGACCGGATCGGGTCGGCGGCCGAACTCGAGCGCTACGACTCGGTGTCGCTGTTCGCCGACCGGGTCCGGGCGGTCCTGCCGTCCTTCGAGATCACCGAGGACAACTATCGGGATGTCGCCAGGCTGGTCCACGGGCTGGAGGGGCTGCCGCTGGCGATCGAGCTGGCCGCCGTCCGCGTCCGGTCGCTGTCGGTACGGCAGCTGGCCGGCCGGCTCGGTACCCGATTGTCGCTGCTGACCAGCGCCACCCGCTCCGTCCCGGAACGGCAGCGCACCCTGCGCGGCACGGTGGACTGGAGCTACGGGCTGTGCACCCCGGGCGAGCAGCTGGTGTGGGCACGGGCCTCGGTGTTCGCCGGATCGTTCGACCTGGACGCGGCCGAGCGGGTGTGCGGTGGTGCCGGGGTCGAGCCGGAAGCGGTGCTGGACCTGATCGACGGCCTGGTCGACAAGTCGGTGCTGGCCGCGCAGGAGCACGACGGTGAGCTTCGGTACCGCATGCTGGAGACGTTGCGGGAGTACGGCCGGGAGCAGTTGTCCGCCGAGTCCGCCGGGGAGCTGCCGCGGGTGGGCCGGCGGCATCGGGACTGCTACGCCGCCAGGGCCGGTCGTGTGCGCGATGCGGAGGGGACAGCGGACACGTTGCCGCTGTGCCACCGGTTGTGGCCGGACCACCCGAACCTGCGGGTCGCCATCGAGTTCTGCCTGAGCACCCCGGGCGAGGCCGACGCCGGTATCGCGATGACGACCGACCTGCACCTGTACTGGCAGATGTGGCGCCTGCTCGCCGAAGCCCGGACCTGGCTGGACCGCCTGCTGCCGAACGCCGCACCCGACGGGCCGCGGGTGTGCCGGGCAATGCTGTACAACGCCGACTACTGCGTGCACGAAGGCGCCTTGGAACGTGGTGCCGAGCTGGTGGCCGAAGCGAACGATCTCGCGACCCGCCTTGGTGACGAACCCTTGATGGCCCGCGCCAAGTTCACCACCGGCTTCCTCGCCGAGTGCCGGGGCGAGCCCGGCCGCGCCGCCGGGATCTTTTCGGCCGCGGTGGACGGGTTTCGCGCGGCCGGTGACCGGCGAGGAGAGCTCGTCGCCCTCGACCACCAAGGTTGGAGCACCGGCTTCTCCGGCGACCCGGACCGCGGCAGGGCGCTGCTGCGGGAAGGCGTGGCGCGCTGCACCGAGTACGGCGACCTGTACGCCCGGCTATACTTCCTGGCCGGGCTGACCATGATCGAGGCCGAGTTCGGTGCCGCGGCCGCCGCCGCGCGCTGTCTGCGGGATCTGGCGGCGGCCACCGAGGAAACCGGACTGGATCGGTGGGACGTCGAATGGCTCTCCAGCGCCGGCTGGGTCGCCGGCCGCCTCGGTGAGCACGCTCGCGCGGCCACCCTGTACGGGATCACCGAAACCGCCTGCCGCGTCCAGGGCATTGCCATGCACACGCTGGCCGCCTTCGAGACCCCGAACGCCCGGCACGTCCAGCGCACCCGCGAAGCCCTCGGCGACCACGAGTTCGACCGGCATTTCGCGGCCGGCGCGGCGATGCCCGAACGCGACGCGCTGCACTACGTTCTCGGCTACTCCCCAGTCGACCCACCAGACGGCGCCCATTCGCTCACCAGGCGGCAACGCGAGATCGCCGAACTCGTCCGTCAGGGCCTGACCAACCGCCAGATCGCCGCGCGGCTCGTCATCTCCCTGCGCACCGCGGAAACCCACGTCGCGCACATCATGACCAAACTCGGCTGCACCAGCCGGGCCCAGATCGCGGTCTGGGCCACCCGCCGGAAAAACCCCGATGGGGATCGCCGGGGAGACTAG